The genomic interval TGCATTCGAAAGCGGTGGAGTTCCCGGCGGAGACCACCACCGAAGAGTTGCTGGCGGTCGTCCAAAGGCTCAACGAAACGGACCGGATCGACGCCATCCTGGTGCAGATGCCCCTGCCCTCCCACATCGACACCGAGCGCACGCTGATGGCGGTTCGGCCGGACAAGGACGTGGACGGGTTCCACCCGGTGAATACGGGGAGACTCTGCTCCGGAAATCCGGGCCTGGTGCCCTGTACGCCGCAGGGAATCATGGAGTTGCTGTTCCGCGAGGGGATCCCCCTCCGGGGGGCCGAGGCGGTGGTGGTGGGAAGGAGCAATATCGTGGGCAAGCCCATGTTTTTTCTGCTGCTCCAGGAACATGCCACGGTCACCGTCTGCCATTCCCGGACCCGGGACCTGCCCCAGGTCTGCCGCCGCGCCGATATTCTGGTCGCCGCGGTGGGCCGGCCGGCTCTGCTTACGCGGGACTACATCAAGAAGGGCGCCGTCGTCATTGACGTGGGAGTCAACCTGCTCCGGGACCGGGACGAGGTCATTCGCCTTTTCGGCGATGGTTCGCGCAAACTGGCGGCGTTCGACAAGAGGGGCTCGGTGCTGGTGGGCGACGTCCACCCCCAGGCCGCGCCGGGATGGGCCGCGGCGGTGACGCCGGTGCCGGGAGGCGTCGGCCCCTTGACCATCGCGCTTTTGATGAAGAATACGGTTCGAGCCTGCCGGCAACGACGCGGGAAAACCGGTACGGTCTCTAAATCGATCGTGGGGGAATCATGAACGAAATCAGGAAGACCATCGGACTTTGGGTCATCGCCGCTTGCCTGCCGTTTCTGGCCGCCTCGTCGGTTCAGGTGAGTCAGGTCAAGAAGGTCAAAGTCGGCAAGGCGCCCAACTTCTCCGTCCTGGGCGAAGACGGGCGTTACCTCTTCGTGACCAACTTCGCCTCGGACGAGGTCTCCATCGTGAACACCGTCACCAACCGGGAGGAAAGGACCTTCTACGCCGGCTTCAAACCGCTGGGAATCGCCATTTCTCCCAGCGGCGACCGGATCTACGTCACCAACTTCCAGTCGGGTCTTGTGAAAGTGGTGGACGGAAGGACCTACCGGATCACCGATGACATCAAGGTGGGCGGGATGCCCACGGACGTGGTGGTGTCTCCCCGGGGGCACACGATCTACGTGGCCAATTACGGCCGGGGCCGCATCGGACGGGTCGACTTCATCGATACGGCTTCCCACCGGGTCACCAAGTCGGTGGAAGTGGGCGTGCGCCCGCTGGTGGCCGCCATCTCTCCCCTGGGCGAGCAGTTGTACATTCCTTGTGCCGGCTCCAACGACCTCTATGTGATCGACGCCAACGAAGGACGCGTGATCAAGGAGATCCCAGTCGGGATCGGTCCCGACGGCATCGTCCTGACACCCGACGGCGAACGCCTGCTGGTGGCCAACAGCGGGACCAACGACCTTTCGGTGGTGGACCTGCTCGACATCGAGGAGACACGCCGGGTTCGGGTGGGCGAGCAACCCTTCTCCCTGACCGTGAACGACCAGGGCTACGTCTTCGTGGTGGAGAGCGGGAGCCGTACGATATCCATATTGAGTCCCGAGCTGAACAAGGTGCGGACCGTCGAAGTCGGGAAGAAACCCATCGACATACAGGTTTCACCCGACGGCCGCTTCGTCTACGTGACGGACGAGAAAGAAAATCGGGTCATGGTGCTGCGAGTCTCCGGACTGG from Acidobacteriota bacterium carries:
- a CDS encoding YncE family protein, yielding MNEIRKTIGLWVIAACLPFLAASSVQVSQVKKVKVGKAPNFSVLGEDGRYLFVTNFASDEVSIVNTVTNREERTFYAGFKPLGIAISPSGDRIYVTNFQSGLVKVVDGRTYRITDDIKVGGMPTDVVVSPRGHTIYVANYGRGRIGRVDFIDTASHRVTKSVEVGVRPLVAAISPLGEQLYIPCAGSNDLYVIDANEGRVIKEIPVGIGPDGIVLTPDGERLLVANSGTNDLSVVDLLDIEETRRVRVGEQPFSLTVNDQGYVFVVESGSRTISILSPELNKVRTVEVGKKPIDIQVSPDGRFVYVTDEKENRVMVLRVSGLG
- the folD gene encoding bifunctional methylenetetrahydrofolate dehydrogenase/methenyltetrahydrofolate cyclohydrolase FolD translates to METRLLDGKKVAARIKSELSQEIRTLTSGGVVPGLATVLVGDNPASRFYVASKTRACRELGMHSKAVEFPAETTTEELLAVVQRLNETDRIDAILVQMPLPSHIDTERTLMAVRPDKDVDGFHPVNTGRLCSGNPGLVPCTPQGIMELLFREGIPLRGAEAVVVGRSNIVGKPMFFLLLQEHATVTVCHSRTRDLPQVCRRADILVAAVGRPALLTRDYIKKGAVVIDVGVNLLRDRDEVIRLFGDGSRKLAAFDKRGSVLVGDVHPQAAPGWAAAVTPVPGGVGPLTIALLMKNTVRACRQRRGKTGTVSKSIVGES